The Thermodesulfobacteriota bacterium genome includes the window GCCGGAGGCCTTGTGGCGGGCGGCGAGTCTCAGCCATCAGCGGACCGAGCAGGGGCTGGCTACCGACTGGGCGCCGGTGCGGGAGCTCATGCGCACCTTTGTCGTCGACTATCCGGATTCGCCGCACGCGCCGGCCGCCTACTACGCCATCGCCCGGGCCAATTACGAGATGGGGCTGACCCGGGATGCGCTGGCCTATTTCACACTGGTGGTGCGTAAATTCCCCTCCGATCCCATCACCGCCCACAGCCTGTGGTGGCGGGCCCGGGTGCTGCTGGCGGTGCACCGGATGGACGAGGCCCGGGAGGCCTACCAGGAGCTGAGCCGGAGCGACGACCCCACCCAGGCCGCCCTGGGCCAGGCCGGGCTTGGCCACCTGGCCTTTGCCGAAGCGGACTATGCCGGGGCCATCAGCCGCTACGAGCAGGTGTTGGCCAGCCAGCCCGGTCTTTATCGCCAGGACCAGGATATCCTCCGGGGCCTGGGCCTGGCCCACGCCCGCACCGGCAACGGCCGCCACGCCAGGAAGCTGCTCTTCCACGCCCTCAACCTGGAGGACCGGCCGGCGGTGGCGGCCGAGATCCTTTCCACCCTGGGTGAGCTGGCCCTGGCCGATGGCGACGTGGCCGGCAGCCGCGGCCTGTTCTCCCGGGCCGCGGCCATCGGGCCGCCGGATTCCCGGGTGGTGGCGGCCAGCCGGGTGCGGCTGGCCCTCCTGCAGGACGACCCGGCCCTGGCCGGTGCCGGGAGCGACCCGTTCTTCCGCCGGGATGACTCGGCGGAGGGCGATCTGGTCTACGATACCTTCCTGGCCACCTACCAGAGTGATCCCCTGGCCCAGGCCGCCCGCTATGGACTCATGCACCGCTATGCCCGGCGCCATGACAGTGATGGCGCCCTGGATATGGGCCGCGCCTTCTTGCGCCATGGCGCCGCAAGCCCGGAGCAGGCAGCGGCAGCGGTCCGGATCATCGGCGAGGTGCTGGTGGCCAGAATGGAGGCCATGCTGGCAGCCAAGGATTTCCAGGGGGTGCATGACCTCTACCAGGCCGAGCGGGAGCACATCCACGCCTATCCCGAGGGCCGCCTCCTTTTCCTGGCTGGCCAGGCCTGCCAGGCCCTCACCCTGTATGGCCTGGCCAGTGACCTCTACTTCGAGGCCCTGGCCCTGCCCCTGTCCGACGCCGATCTGACGGATCTCTACCTGCGGCGGGCCGAGGTCTATCTGGCCACGGGTGAGCTGGAGGCGGCCCGCATCCTTCTGACCTATCTGCCCGAGGTCTACCAGGGTCGGCCGGAGCTGGCGGAGATCTTTCGCCTGAGCGGCATCCTGGAGGAGCGCGCCGGCACCGCTGACCGGGCCCTGCGCTACTACGATCTGGCGGCCAACGCCCCGGCGGCGCCCCGGGAGCAGGCCGCCATGGTGGCCGGCCACGTGGGCCTCCTGCTGTCCACCGGTGCTCTGCCGGAGGCCCGGCAGGCCCTGGACCAGTACCGGCAGGAGGGGGCCCTGGACGAAGCGGCGGTTCGCGACTGGTACGGCCGGCTGGCCGGGGCGCTCTTTGCCGCCGCCAACTGGGCCGCGGCCCGGGATGCCTACCAGGTGGCGCTGGCCGCGCCCGGCCCCGAGGACGAGACCGCAGCCGGCATGCAGCTCCGGCTGGGGGACGCCCTGGTCAAGCTCGACGAGCGGCCGGAGGCCCGCCGGCTCTTCGAGAAGGTCGCGAACGGCCCGCCATCCCTGTGGCAGAAGCTGGCCCGGGTGCGCCTCGGCAGCCTGGACATCGACGAAACCCTGGCCACCATGGGACCCCAGCTCCGTGGCCGCCGCTAGCCGCCGTCCGGGACCGCCTCGCCCCGGCCTGCGCTTCGACACCGCAGGCGAGGTGCGGGATTTCTTTTTTGCCGTGCTGGAGGGCCTGCCCCATGCCATCATCCTGGCCGATCCCCAGGGCCGGGTTCTGGTGGCCAATGGCCGGGCCCGGACGCTCTTGGCGGACGACATCCTGGACCGTTCCTGCTGGGAGCTGCTGGCCAGCCGGCTGGGGGTGCGGCCGGAAGCCCTGGCGCCGCTTGCGGCCGGGGCCGGAGCGCTCACCGTCAGCCTGGATGCCCCCGCCGCCGGCGGCCGCCGTCATCTCGCCATCTCCCGCCATGACCTCAAGAGCCCCTTCTGGCGGGTGGCCGGCTTCTGTCTGGTGCTGGACGACGTGACCCTCTCCTGGCTGGCCGGCATCCAGGCGGACCGGGAGCGGCGGTTGGCGGCCATGGCCGAGATGGCCGGGGCCATTGCCCAGGATCTCAAGAACCCCCTGGGCAGCCTGGCCCTCTATGCCTCCCTGCTGCGGCGGGAGCTGGCGGCGGATCCCGATCTGGCGCCGCTGGTGGACCGCATGCAGCAGGCCTTGCGGAGCATGGATCGGCTGTGCGACACCTACCAGGCGGCCGCCAGCCTGCCGGAGCTGCGGCCAACCGCGGTGCCGGTGGCGGACTGGCTGGCCGAGGCGGCGGCGGAGCTGGCGGCGGTCACCGCCAGCCGGCCAGTGGCGGTGAGCCT containing:
- a CDS encoding ATP-binding protein, which produces MAAASRRPGPPRPGLRFDTAGEVRDFFFAVLEGLPHAIILADPQGRVLVANGRARTLLADDILDRSCWELLASRLGVRPEALAPLAAGAGALTVSLDAPAAGGRRHLAISRHDLKSPFWRVAGFCLVLDDVTLSWLAGIQADRERRLAAMAEMAGAIAQDLKNPLGSLALYASLLRRELAADPDLAPLVDRMQQALRSMDRLCDTYQAAASLPELRPTAVPVADWLAEAAAELAAVTASRPVAVSLELGHTTPLILADRELLSQLALNLLLNAVQAMPAGGRIQIASRTLPGGPRGASWLEVAFRDSGHGIAPEHLGRIFDPFFTTRKKAAGLGLALVHRIVEAHQGLIEVDSSPAGSTFRILLPAPNPMTASFEQHG
- a CDS encoding tetratricopeptide repeat protein; the encoded protein is MAGLLVVVTLVAGTWGKAGGELPASGTLGPEKLWAQATAALEEQDPDSAVRHWLTLYQRYPATPLAPEALWRAASLSHQRTEQGLATDWAPVRELMRTFVVDYPDSPHAPAAYYAIARANYEMGLTRDALAYFTLVVRKFPSDPITAHSLWWRARVLLAVHRMDEAREAYQELSRSDDPTQAALGQAGLGHLAFAEADYAGAISRYEQVLASQPGLYRQDQDILRGLGLAHARTGNGRHARKLLFHALNLEDRPAVAAEILSTLGELALADGDVAGSRGLFSRAAAIGPPDSRVVAASRVRLALLQDDPALAGAGSDPFFRRDDSAEGDLVYDTFLATYQSDPLAQAARYGLMHRYARRHDSDGALDMGRAFLRHGAASPEQAAAAVRIIGEVLVARMEAMLAAKDFQGVHDLYQAEREHIHAYPEGRLLFLAGQACQALTLYGLASDLYFEALALPLSDADLTDLYLRRAEVYLATGELEAARILLTYLPEVYQGRPELAEIFRLSGILEERAGTADRALRYYDLAANAPAAPREQAAMVAGHVGLLLSTGALPEARQALDQYRQEGALDEAAVRDWYGRLAGALFAAANWAAARDAYQVALAAPGPEDETAAGMQLRLGDALVKLDERPEARRLFEKVANGPPSLWQKLARVRLGSLDIDETLATMGPQLRGRR